In Clostridia bacterium, the DNA window TTCTACCGGGCGCGAAGGGATGCCCAGCAGCGATGCCCGTCCGCCCAGGCGCAGCACATCGAATCCCAGTTTGATCGCGTCCTTGTGGCCCGCCATTTCAAGCAATACATCTACGCCCGTGCCATCCGTTTGTTCTTTGAGGATCGCCCGCACATCCTGCGTCGCAGGATCCAGCACCAGGTCGGCCTTCATTTTTTCGGCGACTTTGCGGCGATGCTCATTCACTTCGATCGCGAAAACCTTGGTCGCGCCGCACGCCTTTGCCACGGCAATGGCGAATAATCCTATTGGGCCGCATCCGCTGATAACAACCGTCTTCGTTGCGATGTCGCCTGCAAGCACCGTATGCACCGCGTTGCCAAGCGGATCGAGCAGCGACGCGTACTCCAGCGGGATCGAGGGGTCCAGTTTCCAGATGTTCGATTCGGGGATGGTTACGTACTCTGCAAAAGCACCATCGGCATCCACGCCGATGATCTTCACGTGCTGGCAGATATGCGCTTCGCCCGTGCGGCACTGGTAACACTTGCCGCAGTTCACGTGCATCTCGGCGGAAACGAAATCGCCCTCTTTCACGGTCGTAACTTCGTCGCCAACGGCTGCAACTTCGCCGCAGAACTCGTGCCCGGGAATCAGCGGCGGATGGATGCGCCCTTGCGCCCAGGGGTCCCAGTTGTAAATGTGAACGTCGGTGCCGCACACCGAGGCCACTTTCACTTTCACCAGCACCTCTGTTGGTCCAAACTTGGGAACTTTTACGTCGCGAATTTCTGCGCCGGCCTTGGCTTCGGGCTTAACAACGGCAAGCATTGTGTCAGGCATTAGGATGGCTGCTTTCTCGCCGCGCGGCTCAGGACGGGATTATCGGTCGCCGCTGGGCGTGATTACTCAGTAGGAGACTAAGTATTCTAGCACCGGGCGCTACTCACATTGTCCGCGGCAACAACCGGGTGCATCACTGCGAACTGCTCAGCGCTTTCAGATTAGAGTCAAGTGAGCAACACTTTTTTTGTCGAATTTTATTGACATAAAAGGTAAGTCACCACAAAATCTGGTGTCAGTAATCGCGCTCACACAAATTCGTGGGCTGGCGATGCAAGGAATGGGCCCTATCTAACAACCTTCAAGGGAGAAGGTTCTAGGAGGCAACACATGCCAGTAAAGAAAAAGCCAGCAAAGAAAGCCGCAAAGAAGAAAGCCAAGAAGTAGCAACCATCCACTTCAGGCCCAACCACTTCTTTCGAGTCTCCGCTTCGGCGGAGACTTTTTGTTTACGGCAGGCGGCAGACGACAGGCCTCAGACGTCAGACATTGGCGTGTAAAACAGATTGGCGCCGACTGCCTGGCGGACGAAACTCCTACGGACCTACGGGGTGTCCCGGCGACACTTCCGTTTTATGGGATAGGTCGCAGGTTGAAGCTGGCGCTGTCGGCGGTCCCAACACTTGCACCAGAGTCTTGCAGGTGGCATCGTTTGCGTCCGAGGCGTTGCACCACCAAGGCTGCTCCGGCATTGGCGGGGGCGTCATCCACGATGGATTTGCAAAATCGAAAAACTCCGACATGTCGTCTGCGGCCGCGTCTCTCGCGGTTAGCGGCGGCACGTTGAACCGCGTCTCGATCAGCTTCAAGATGGACGCAGTGGTCCGCGGAGTATGTGAAACGAAGTTCTTCTTTGCCCACGGCGACACCACGATCACCGGCGTGCGGAACCCGGAGTCCGTGAACATGTCCCACTGTCCAATATCCGTAGACAGCAGATTCGGCGGCGTGCCGTCCGGTGCAGGAACGGCGAACGGCGCTACGTGTTCGTACAGGCCGCCGCCCTCGTCGTAGGTCAATATGAATGCCCACGTTGGCCAGGCAGCGCTTGCCATCAGCGCATCGATCATCTTCTTGGTATTGAATACTCCCGGTTGCAATCCCCACTTGTTATCAGGATGCTCGTTCAGTTGCCAGCCCGCCGCCTGCTCCAGGAACACGACTTGCGGCAGCAATTGGTCTGCCTTTGGATCCGACAGGATTCTGAAATACTCCGAAATGTTGCGCACGCGCCCCTGCGAAGCCGGGTCGTTCCAGATGTCAAACTGCGCCAGGTACACGTCGCCGCTCTGGTAGTAGTAACGCCACGTCACACCTGCTTCGTTCAGCGCCTGGAATAGAGTTTTCTGCGTGTACGGCGGATGCTTCGAACTGGAGTCCGGGCGCGTAAACCCGAACGAGGTCCCGGTAAACAGATACATGCGGTTCGGTATCGTCGGGCCCATCAGCGACGCGAACCACCGGTCACTGGTTGCGAACTGCGTTGCCAGTTCGTAGTAGTACGGAATGTCGCTCTGGTCATAGTACCCCAGCGAGCGCGTGTAATGCGGGTCCACCGTCGAGTGCTGCGAGTCCTCCTGCTGCATCATCCAGAAGTCCATCCCGAATGTGCCATTCGACTTGCGGTGCGCGAAAAAGTGACTCTCGTTCCACCCCGGACTCGTCACCTCGATGCAGGTTGTCGGCGTGTGAAAGGGCTTCACCTCGTGACCGTAGTAGTCGGTGAGTACCTTGTTGACATCGATGCCATCGGCATCAGCCGGCAGGCCCTTGCTCTGCCTGTATTGCCCGAGCATGCCGAAGTAGTTATCGAACGACCGGTTCTCCTGCATGTAGAAAATGATGTGCTTCAGCGTACTCAGTCCCGCACTACCTCCAAGCACCGTGACGGTTGCCGTCGCAGTCTTTGTCGTTCCGTTCACATCTGTTGCCGTGGCCGTATAGGTCTTCGTAGTCGAGGGCGTCACGGGTGCTGAACCATTCAGATTCACCGAGCCGAGATCCGTAATAGAAACGCTGACCGCGTTCTGCGATGTCCATTCCAACGTGCTCGAACGGCCGCTGCTCACGTTGACCGGATTCGCGGCCAGCGTAATTCCCAACTGGCCGACGGCTGCGACTGTCACGGTCGCGGTTGCCGCGGCGCTTCCGCCTGCGCCAGTCACAGTCGCCGTGTAGGTTGTCGTTGATGATGGAGTGACCTTCGCGGAGCCGCTGGCCGTCGTGAACGTGCCCACGTTGTTATCAATCGTTATGGAAGTTGCATTCTGCGCGGACCACGATAGTTCCGAAGTCTGTCCGGCGTTGATCGATTCGGGCGACGCAGTGAAGGTGATGGTCGGCTTCGCGGGAGTCACACTGATTGTCACAGCCGCCTGCTTCGAACCATCAGAGTTCGTCGCAGTTGCGGTGTACGTCGTAGTCGAGAGCGGAGCGACCTGGATCGTCCCTGTCAAGTCCAGCGCGTCCTCACTCACCGGAGGCGTGATCGTCAATGACTTCGCGTTTGTTGTGCTCCAGTTCAGCGTGACCAGGTCTCCGGCCGTTGATGTCATCTTGTCGGCCGTGATGCTTACGCCCGGAAGTTGCGGATTCCCGCTGCCACCGCCAGCGTTGTCGTTGGAACTGGATGCGCTGCCGGACGAGCCGCAACCGCACGAGAGGACAACCACAGAGGCGACAGCCAAGATTAAGCAGAAGCGGAGCATCCGGAACATGCTGTTCACATGGACCACCCACAACCAATTTCAGAGTTCTTGGATTCCGAATGGGTGGTCGGAGTTGTTCCCGGACGGCGGGTCGTGGTAAAAGCAGTTACACCCGGAATGCGGTATGGCTGCGCACGGGCGCGAATGTCAGTTTCCGGAGCGAGCGCAGCGTCAAGGTCAGCGTCCCGCACACAAACCATGAGCACTGCAAAGAAAAGGCGTGTGAAGAGCCAGGCGGATGAAATCACCGTCCCTGACAAGCTCTACTTCCGCATCGGCGAGGTTGCAAAACTCAGCCGGTTGCCTGCTTACGTCCTTCGCTTCTGGGAGACCGAGTTCCCGCAGTTGAAACCATCCAAGGGCAGCACCGGCCAGCGTATGTACCGCCGACGCGATGTCGAGAATGTCCTGGTAATCAAAAAGCTTTTGTACGAAGAGGGCTACACAATCGCTGGCGCGCGAGAGAAACTGAAGGCAGACGTTCGAATCACCAGGTCTCAGCCGGTTCTGCCGTTCCCCAAGAAGGCGCCAGCCGAGAGCCTCAAACGCGTCCGTCACGGATTGAAAGAGATTCTGGAAATCCTGACTACACGCCGTTGATCGCCGCCGTGGTTCTGAGTTGCTTCGGAGCGTTCCGCCCGCATCCTTAGTCGGAAACCGCCAACTCTCCTGGCAATATCTTCCGAGTTCGTGGCAGAACGCCGCGCCGGGCAAGTGAACCGATAACAACGATGACCGCTATGAAAGCAGTGAGCATCAGGACATCGGTGAACCGGCTCTGTGGAAGCGCGACCCACAACAGCCACAGGGCAGCGTGCGCGACAGGAACCGACCAGACCGCTCCGTAGAAGTAACGGCGCTCGTCACCTTCTCCCTTGGTCGAGGCTTTGACGCGCGGCAATCTCCCCCAAAAACCGAGAAGCCACAGGCTAGCGACCATCGGCAGGTAACCCACGGCGTAGATCTGTTGCAGTCGCCACTTGCCAATCACGATCGCTCCGGCCAGTCCGCAGATATTCAGAACTGCGTAGGTGATAAGTTCACTCCAGGCGAGCGTATAGCAGATACGCCGATACAGAGGGTTCGGACGATCTTCGGTAAAGCGAAGGATGTAAGGTCTGGGCTCCACACCCGGTAACTTTCCAAATAGACCGGAAAGGGCTGTTCCCACGACAACGATGGCAAGCCAGTAGCCCATCGCGCGGTCAGCCCCATGAGCAAATAGATTGAACGTCATTGGGCCCGGCACGAGATAGAACACCACAATCCAAATCGGCCAGTGTGCAAGACGGTAGTAGAGCTTGTTGCGCACGCGAAGCTTGTGCGCGCTGGAGTATTCAACCTGGCAGGCCATTCCTGCCGGTTTACAGACTTGACCTTCACCCATGCCCACGTCCTGACGCATCGGATGGTGGTTCAGTCTTGGATGCTGTTTGCGCGTTGTTCGATAGCGTGGCAGTTCCCGCGGGTCGGGTGCCCCATGCAAGCCGACTTTGCTTGCGTGGGATTCTAATGTTGCAAGAACCATTCCCGATTTACAAAGGGCTTTCCAAGCTCGACCTTCTCTCCCGGCGCTGGAGTCACAATCTGCACGCCGGCTTTTCTGGCTGCCGCCACGGTGCGAACGATCGGCTCATCCCACGCATGGTAGCTCAGGTTGAATGTCGCCCAGTGCACGGGAAGAAACACTTTTCCTCCAAGGTCTTGATGCGCTCGAATTGCGGACTCGGGGTCCATTTGGATGTCGAGCCAGGTACTTCCATAGGCTCCGACTTTCAACACAGAGAGGTCGACGGCACCCAACCGCTTACGAGTTTCGCTGAAGTGATGGGAATAACCTGTGTCACCACTAAAGTAGAACGAGGAATGCGGCCCTCGGACCAACCATGCTGACCAAAGTGTCGAGTTATCCATCCGCTTTCGTCCCGAATAATGGCGAGCAGGGGTGCAGTTCACTTGAACACCCTTGATCTCAGCAGAGTCCCACCAATCCATCTCGTGAATTTGCTGTGCGGGTACGCTCCAACGCGCCAGATGCGCGCCAACTCCAAGAGGAACGTAGAAGTGTGTGCCTCGGGCGGCAAAGTGCTTCGTCGCCTCCATATCGAGATGATCGAAATGATCGTGCGAGATCACGACCGCATCCACTCGAGGCATCTGCTCAAGAGCGAGCGGAACCGGATGAAGCCTCTTGGGGCCGACTCCCTGGAACGGAGACGCATATTCCGAAAACACAGGGTCTGTCATAACCCGTATTCCATCGATTTCAATCAGCGTAGTCGAATGGCCAAACCAGTAGGCACGAAGTCCCGGCTCAATTTCTTCAGCAAACTGACTCGTTGTGAGCTTTACGACAGGAACTACAAATTGCGGCTTTCTCACCTGCCCCTTGGAGTAGTCCTGTAGCGTCTTCAGAAACTCCATCTCACTTTTCTGGGGAGGCGTATTCTCGAACCGGTTTTCGTGGAACTGTGGCGAATGGCGCATTCTCTCCCAGCGCGCCTCTTCGAAGCTTCCCCCGAATATCGGCATGCGGAATATGAAGATCGCGGCTACACCAAAAGCAGCAATTGCTCCAGTTGCCCAGATCAAGAGTCTCTTCAGGCTTTTCATTCGTCAGACACCCCCGCCGCCAGACCGCACCCCGTCGAAGGCGCGCTTCATTCCACAAATACGGGTTGTTCGAAGCAAGACATGACAACGGCAGCATAGACCTGGAGTCCGCCTGATGGGAATGAAATTTGGGGAAGAAACAAACTGGACCCTAAACGAAGGAGGTAGATGGTCGGCTTTTTGGCCCTTACGCCCTCGCTCGCAGGCAGCCTGACGTCAATCTCCTGCGGAAACTATCCACACAAGCAAAGGAAAACTTGCGCCCTACAGAATCTCGGACCTTGCAACAGAGAGATCGACGATGGCAAATGAAATGCCGTGATCACCTGTGCCCGAGCAACTCGGACACAGGTGTTGCCTCATTTTCTTCGAAGGCTATAAGGGGACTGATTAGTCGGTTTGAGCGAAATTTCCTCTGAAGCAGCCTTGGAATAAACCGCCGCCTCGCTTCGACCAAGCTTGTGTGCAATCAGACCAGTGGGTGTGTTATGCGTCGCAAGTTGTTCCAATCGCGTAACTTCGTTTTTCGTCCACGGCTTGTTGTTGTTCGTAGGTTTGTTGCTACTCATTCGTATCTACTCCTGCAAGCAAATGGCTTGCTTGACTTCCGGGGGAGCAAGCCCGAAAATTGGAGATGAAGCATGATTCGGGGCTTGCTCCGGGTTGAAAGTTTCGGTGACGCATATCACCGACTGGCGCTCACCATGGCCTACTTCGATGTCCCTCGAAGACATCGGAGTGGGTCTTGTTGTTTTGGCCCGAACGCACGGTGTGCATGGTGCGAGAGGCTACGCGTCTAACGTCATAACGTGACCTTTCATCAGCTACCCAACTTCCTTCCGCTCAGTTTGCCGCGCCTGTTGCGATGGCGAGGATGGTTGATCCTCCTGTAGCGACAATTCCAGAATCGCCAGTAGCCTCTTTAGGTCTCTTGCCTCGTCCCAGTCTCCCGGCAATTCCAAGTACGCCGTGCGCCCTTTACCGAGTGGAATCGAAATACGTTCCGACCGCTGTAAAGATTCTGTTGCGTGAAATGGGACCGCGCGCGCATGCGTTGTACTGCTCTGATCCTCTGTTACGTCCTTACCCGCAAAAATGCTCAGGAACGAGAACTCTGAATATGCGCGAAGCAATTCGCCCTCGCGGACGATCAAGCCAGCAGCCAGGAGAAAATCAACAATGATAGAAACTTGTGATGCATGTGAGGAGTTGCCGCCTGCGGCATTCACGAGTGTTGCAATCGACTCTTGCAATGCGAGCGGACACTCTCGCAGCCTCGGAAGCAATGCTTGCGAAAACCACGTTTTCTTAAGCGCCGGGGCGAGTTTCTCGGCAGCACGGGCATCTCGGCAATCGTGCGCTAGGCTGTAAGCAGTAACATCAAAAGTAGGTTTATAGCCTGTTCCCAAGCCTTTAGTTAGTAGGTTGGCTGCAACAAAGAATGGATTACACGTCGATACTGTCGTTGCTGCCATCCCAGCAGCTTCTGCTACCTGTTCATTAGTGACGTCCTTATTCTCCCGTCCGAGACGGGCATAAGTTCGAAGGAGAAACAGCTGCCGAGTAAAGCCGACGCGGTCGGAAGGAAACTGGAATTTGGGTTTGCTACGACCAAGCGTTCCAATCGAGTTGAGGTCAAGTGCCATCAGTTGATGATGCTAGCCCTCTTTTGAGTAATTGGCAAGGCCAAATTTTGAGTGCTGACTCCAATTGCTCAATTCTTAGACATCTCATTGGAGCACGCCTGGGGGCGATTTCAAAGTTTCGCACCCACGGCCGACTTGCCGGGGCCTGACCGTTTTCGAGATGGCTGAGCCCTGCCGACTCCCTCATCCGGAACGCCCGGCGACCCGCAGCAACTCGCTGAGTTCGTGGATATCGGCTGGACTGGCGTCGCCTACCACAACGTAACGCAATCCACCTTCGCTCCATGTTTCCAGGTTGAAGGCCATTTCGCGAGTAGCGGTTGCGCCCGTCGGCAGCGGAATCATTCCCGCCTGGTCCTGAAAGACAAATACCGATAGCTGGTGATTGCGAAGTTCGAACAGCAACTGGGCACCCGCACTGTGCTTCAAGTACATAACTCTTCCGCCAACCAGCTTGAACGAAGAATTCTGCAGTTCGGGAAGGTTGAAAGTGAATGGGAGCTTGCCCTGGAACCATGGCTTCACGGTGTGCCGATCGGTTGAAATCACGTCGACGGGATTCGCGCTCGCCGTGGTGGCGACGTGCACATCGAGCAGCTCTGCGAGAGTCTGCTCGCGAGCTGAATACCGCATCCACAGAGCCACTGAGGCAACGATCAGCACGAGCGGAATGGCGACCGCGACCAGCCGCATCCACGTGAACGCCCAGACCGGCTTGCGATTCGCCCCGATACTCTGTTCAAGGCGCAGCCGGAACTGCGGCGATGGGGAGTATCGCGCAGCTGCGGCAGCTTGCGTCATGCGCTTCATCTGCAGGCGACCGAGCGCGTCTGCAGCGCACGACGGACACGTTCGCAGATGGGCCTCCAGGCTCGCCAGTTCCTCTTGCGACGCATCGTTGTCCACGTAAGCGTCCAGCTTGTCCTGCCACAGATCGCAGGTCATCGCGAACCCTCCCGTAATTTGGCCGCCAGCAATTCGCGCATGGCTTTTCGCGCGCGAGAAAGGCGCGACATCACCGTACCCGTGGGAATCCCGAGCGTCTCGCCGATTTCCTGGTAGCTCATCTCCTCCAGATCAGACAAAAGAATGATCTCGCGAAACTTCACCGGCAACAGCGCCAGAGCGTTCTGGATGGTCTCCAATTCCACCCGCGCGAGCAGAACCGATTCTGGAGTGTCGGCAGCCGCTGGTTCGGTCGGCTTGTCGTCTTCGTTATCGAAGGAGACGAAGGCGCTGGCCTTCAGCCCCACCTGCGTCGTCAGGAAAGTATTCCGCAAAATCCTGTACATCCAAGCGCGGCAGTTCGTTCCCTGCCGGAAGGAAGAAAAACCTTGCAGCGCCTTCATATACGTTTCCTGCACAAGATCCTCCGCTGCGGCGCGGTCCTGGGTGAGCCAGTGGGCAAAGTTGTAGAGCTTGGCGAAGAGCGGCATCGCCAGTTCTTCGAACGACCCGAAATCACCAGCACGATCAGCCACAGCCCCCACCAGTCCACCTCCGGCGAGGCTCGTCCTCTCTCCCCGCCGGAGTTCCAGGGCCGCCAACCAATTCAGTGGCTGGTGGCAGCCGACAAGTCCAGCGACCTCTCCGACTGGACGCGTTCCAAGACGCCGCCCTTTCTCCATTTGCGGAGCAGCACCGCATCCAGCGACCACTTTCCGGGCCCATTCCCTAACAGAAAAGCAACCGTCAGAAGCTGCGCGTACTCGGATCGGATTTCGTGCAGCACAGCCCAGAAACCGACCTGTGGAGGCACCGGCGGCAATGGCAACGGCGACGTTCCCAGATACAACGAAATCTTCGTCGAAAGTATCGCCACAATCATCTCGACAACAAACGGGATCGCAATCAGCCTCGTCATCAGGCCGGTAAGCAACAGCAGCCCTCCAACGATCTCAAGGTATCCGATGGTGGTGGCCGTGAAATGCGGAAACGGAATCCCAAGTTTTGTAAACCGGCCAACGCCCTGGTTCACATATACAAACTTCAAAATCCCTTCCCAGAGAAACACTCCTCCTGCCATAAGTCTCAGCAGTAGTGTGGATTTGGGACCGTCAGTTGGAGGATGTGTGAGCCACAAAAGAAACTTTTTCATTGGTTGCTCCCTTCACCACATACAACTGGAACAACCTAAAAATATTCCCTGATATTCGATCTGTTCCTGATCGAACGCCCACGCGTCACTATTGACTGTGCAACAAAGCCAACGTCAAGCAGTCGTTTACGCGGTGGACAGCTCCGGTGCGATCATGTATTCGCTCTGTACCATGCCGCTCGGATAGGATCGCGTGGCCACGTGTTGCATTCGTATGTCGTGCGGCAGAGGTCCGAACAAGGGAATCCCGCTTCCGAGGAGCAACGGTATTCGCGTGATGATTAAGTGCTGGATGAGTCCTGCCTTTAAGAAGCCTTGAATAGTCACTCCGCCATCGACGTAGAGATGGTTGAAACCACGTTGCGCGAGCCGAGCCACGATCTCGTGTGGCGTGCCGGCCATCACATCGCACACGGCGCCCTCAGGCATTTTCAACTTTGACATCGTCGTGCTGAGCACTACCACCGGCTTCTTGCCGTACGGCCAGGCATCGAATGTCAACACCGTCTCAAACGTATTGCGGCCGATCACAATACAATCCACCGTGGCGATGAACTCCTCGTATCCGTGAGGTTCGCCGCCGTTGGCTGGCAGCCAATCCAGCGCACCGTCCTGCCGCGCGATGAAACCGTCGACGCTCGTTGCAATGAATACCGATGACTTCATCTCACCCTCACCACTAAGCCTTCGCCCATCCTATTGAAACGCCAGATTGGGATTGGCCATCACGTCACTTCACCCGCTTCCAATGGCTCTGCGAATAAACGGCGAACTCCTTTTTGGGTTCTGCCAGTTCGAACACCTCGATGAACTCATCTTGGCTCACGATTCTGTAGGTTTCCCGCGCCCTCCAGCCGTCTGGTATGTTCTCGATTCGCTCGGTCTCGAATGCGAGCGTTTTGCCGTCTTTTCCCTCCTGCTCGACATATTCATTTACGAACCCTTCTACATGAAACTGTCGGAGCACAAGTCTTTTCCGTTGGCGATCGAAGCTGAAGAAGCCAACATCTTCGTGAACTTCGCCCTTTGGATTCTTTTCTTGCGGGGGATAAACGGTCTTGTTGGTTGCGCGAAGAAACTTGCCGCCGAACACAAATTCGTAGTTTCGATCTCCCTTACCTTTGCCAGGTTCGCCCTGCGATGTGCCTTGCCAGTGACCGACAAAGAACTTCACTGGATCAAAAGGAGACTTCGCAATTGATTCTTGCCCTATCGCTATTCCGGGGAGGAGGAGAATGATGACGACTGTCAGAGAGTAGATCGGCTTCATGGCGAGAATTGTCTCATTTATTCTCGCTTCGCCGAAAAGTGGCGTGCGGGTGTGGTGCTGCTGGAGCGAACTCCATATCCGCTGCCCACGTACGCGCAACTAACGTCCCTAACAATGCAGCCGCATTGCGAGCCAGACTGAAATTGGGAATTGAAGCTAATTCGTGGTGGCCCATGCAAGCCGGTGTTGCTTGCATGGGCATGAGTGCAATCGAATCCGCGCGCAGCGCGTCCAAGACTCTCAACTGGGAACCGGCTATGAGAACCGGCAACCATCCATTAACTAAGCGACTAAGTTGCCGACTGAGAGTTCCTCGGCCGGTCGAATGTTCTGATTTACCCGGAAAAAGTTCTTGGGGTCATACTTCTTCTTGATTTCGGCCAGACGCTGATAGTTATCGCGATATGTGGCTTGAACGCGATCCTGGCCCTCATCCATCATGAAGTTTACGTACGCGCCACCCGCCGAGAACGGATGCAGAGCGTCCCAATACTCTTTGCACCACGAAGTGATTTTCTGAGCGTTCGCGGGATCAGGGTCCACGCCCACGATTACCTCGGAGAACAGCGCTTCACGAAAACTGTATGCCGTCTCGTTCTTGCCGACGCCTTGTGGCGCGCCATTGACCGGGTAAAGATGCATCGTTGAGAGCATGGTCGGGATCTGAGATCCGTGCTCGACATGCCGGGCGATCGCCTCTTTGCTCAATTCCGTGAAGTTGTCAGCCCGCCAATACCATTGCAGGCCGGGAACGAACAGTGGATCAAACAAACTTTGCGCGGCCGGAAATGGCACAGCCCCTACGTGGTCGAAAAGCGGGTGGCCGAGCGACCGCATCGGCTTCAGGGCTTGCTCCGTCTGTTCGGCAGAGCCAGTGCAACACCAAACGATGCCGCACACGTTCTTGTTGTGGAGATGCTCAGGGAACATTGGAGCGGGCGGGACGACAAGAAAAGCAAAGAAGCCGCTCACGTACTCGGGAGCGTTCTTGATGAAGTCTTGATAGGCGCTGAGTACATTCGCGGCCTCGGCGAGCGGCCAGAACGTCGGGCCGAACTGGACGATGTTGACCGGGTGCAGCCGAAACTTGAAGGAAGTGACCACGCCGAAGTTTCCTCCACCGCCGCGTACGGCCCAGAACAAATCGGGGTTCTCCTCGCTACTCGCCGTCACAAAGCTCCCATCGGCCAAAACCATGTCCACCGCGAGCAGATTGTCGATCGTCAGGCCATATCTGCGGGTGAGATATCCGATCCCTCCGCCCAAGGTGAGCCCGGCCACCCCGGTGGTCGAAATGAATCCGCTGGGCGTAGCCATGCCGAAAACATGTGTTGCATGATCGACGTCGCCCCAAACGCACCCTGCCTCAACGCGGACGGTTCTGTCCTCGGGGTCCACGCGAATGCCCTTCATTCGTGAAAGATCGATAACCAGACCGTCGTCACAAATTCCTAGGCCCGCACCGTTGTGTCCGCCACCACGAATCGCGGTCAACATCGCATTGCCCGCACCAAACCGTACCGCCGCTATGACGTCGGCAACATCCACGCAGTACGCAATGAGACGCGGGCGCTTGTCAATCATCCCGTTGTAGACTTTGCGAGCGGACTCATAGGCGGCATCTGTCGGTTGAACAAGCTCCCCCCGGAAAGAACTCTTCAACTGATCTAACGATTGTCCAGGCATGGCATCCTCCAATCACATCTCGGATGAACGACTACTCGGAAGTCGTTGCCAGTGACGAGTTCCAAATCGAAAGATGGGTCTGCCTTGTAAGTTGAGGGGCGCGTTCGCGCAGCTAACGTTGGGTAACAGTGCAGCCGCCTTGCGGGTCAGGCGAAACTTGAGAGTGATGCTGCTCACCACACTCTTATCGCGGATCGGTTCAACGCAACGGAAGCACTGCCACGATTCTCGTCGGTGCGCCGGAGCCGCCCCCGATCTTCATCGGCAAAGCAATCAATAGTGCGCCAGTAGCTGGTACGTGATCCAAGTTGGCAACGTTTTCCAGGCCATAGAGATTCGCGCCGTTGATAACCGCGTGAGTGGCGAAGTCCTTCGACTGTCCGTAATCCATGCTTGCGGTATCAATGCCAACCGCGACAATTCCACGTGAAGCGAGCAGCTTGGCTGCTTCCACCCCGATTCCGGGAAAATGCAGGTTGGCCACATCACCCTTTGTGTCCGTGCCCATGTACTGTTTTTTGTTCGGCCAGAACTTTCCCCATCCTGTGCGCACCAACGCGATCGAACCTTTCGGGACACGGCCATGAAACCTCTCCCAATCCTCGACATCGCGTGGTGTTAAAAGGTAGTCACGATTCACTCTGCATTGCTTGCTGATGTCGATCACCACTGCCGGCGCTATCAAATGCGAAACCGGAATCTCATCCACTGTGTGTCTTCCCTGCGAAAAGTGAATCGGAGCATCCATGTGAGTGCCGCCATGTTCGCTCGCGGCATAGTGCCCTGCCGCGTACCAGCGGCCGTCCTCACGCGGACCCCAATGCTCCGGCCTCCACTCAAATGCACTAGCGTTCGGCCAGTAGATAGTTTGTGCATTGAAGGGATACGTAAGATCGACCAGCTTGGATGGGTCGATTACCGTTGCCAATGGGTGAGAGCCCTGCTGTTGCGCAGACAGGGAGATAACAGTGCAGAACACCAGAGCTACTACCGTCGTCACGAGCTTAGATAATTTCTTCATGCCCAACGTG includes these proteins:
- a CDS encoding dihydrofolate reductase family protein, with protein sequence MKSSVFIATSVDGFIARQDGALDWLPANGGEPHGYEEFIATVDCIVIGRNTFETVLTFDAWPYGKKPVVVLSTTMSKLKMPEGAVCDVMAGTPHEIVARLAQRGFNHLYVDGGVTIQGFLKAGLIQHLIITRIPLLLGSGIPLFGPLPHDIRMQHVATRSYPSGMVQSEYMIAPELSTA
- a CDS encoding cyclase family protein, whose translation is MKKLSKLVTTVVALVFCTVISLSAQQQGSHPLATVIDPSKLVDLTYPFNAQTIYWPNASAFEWRPEHWGPREDGRWYAAGHYAASEHGGTHMDAPIHFSQGRHTVDEIPVSHLIAPAVVIDISKQCRVNRDYLLTPRDVEDWERFHGRVPKGSIALVRTGWGKFWPNKKQYMGTDTKGDVANLHFPGIGVEAAKLLASRGIVAVGIDTASMDYGQSKDFATHAVINGANLYGLENVANLDHVPATGALLIALPMKIGGGSGAPTRIVAVLPLR
- a CDS encoding DoxX family protein; amino-acid sequence: MKKFLLWLTHPPTDGPKSTLLLRLMAGGVFLWEGILKFVYVNQGVGRFTKLGIPFPHFTATTIGYLEIVGGLLLLTGLMTRLIAIPFVVEMIVAILSTKISLYLGTSPLPLPPVPPQVGFWAVLHEIRSEYAQLLTVAFLLGNGPGKWSLDAVLLRKWRKGGVLERVQSERSLDLSAATSH
- a CDS encoding FAD-binding oxidoreductase, producing the protein MPGQSLDQLKSSFRGELVQPTDAAYESARKVYNGMIDKRPRLIAYCVDVADVIAAVRFGAGNAMLTAIRGGGHNGAGLGICDDGLVIDLSRMKGIRVDPEDRTVRVEAGCVWGDVDHATHVFGMATPSGFISTTGVAGLTLGGGIGYLTRRYGLTIDNLLAVDMVLADGSFVTASSEENPDLFWAVRGGGGNFGVVTSFKFRLHPVNIVQFGPTFWPLAEAANVLSAYQDFIKNAPEYVSGFFAFLVVPPAPMFPEHLHNKNVCGIVWCCTGSAEQTEQALKPMRSLGHPLFDHVGAVPFPAAQSLFDPLFVPGLQWYWRADNFTELSKEAIARHVEHGSQIPTMLSTMHLYPVNGAPQGVGKNETAYSFREALFSEVIVGVDPDPANAQKITSWCKEYWDALHPFSAGGAYVNFMMDEGQDRVQATYRDNYQRLAEIKKKYDPKNFFRVNQNIRPAEELSVGNLVA
- a CDS encoding sigma-70 family RNA polymerase sigma factor, with product MADRAGDFGSFEELAMPLFAKLYNFAHWLTQDRAAAEDLVQETYMKALQGFSSFRQGTNCRAWMYRILRNTFLTTQVGLKASAFVSFDNEDDKPTEPAAADTPESVLLARVELETIQNALALLPVKFREIILLSDLEEMSYQEIGETLGIPTGTVMSRLSRARKAMRELLAAKLREGSR